A single Anabas testudineus chromosome 10, fAnaTes1.2, whole genome shotgun sequence DNA region contains:
- the LOC113160523 gene encoding uncharacterized protein LOC113160523, with translation MLVLWVTLLVLHRGFSLVPVVTVRLGEPATITCDGISSSVELYWYKQSAGENIKIIVMMWESRPQFAPGFSDSKLKVNSSKNSSNLTILRTTEEDEGLYHCADREGLNSKWRAKYLLVKGNSERTSNYTVVQTVSDPVRPGDSVTLQCSVLSHSDNKMCPGDHSVYLFRAGSDKSHPDIIYTGGNNECEKRSDSGRSCVYRFSKNVSSSDAGTYYCAVATCGQILFGDGTNLQIDPKRNPPFIALVILIVCLVISVIGNIVFICYRTSRSVCKLIKGIESASSLATHGNSNQPVKDTAEAGHDLHYAALRFSGGKDTRGRKKKEMKTEESVYSQVKC, from the exons ATGCTCGTGTTGTGGGTTACACTGCTTGTTCTTCACCGAGGAT tttcACTGGTTCCAGTGGTCACAGTTCGACTTGGAGAACCTGCGACTATCACATGTGATGGAATCAGCAGCAGTGTAGAGCTCTACTGGTACAAGCAGAGCGCTGGAGAGAATATCAAAATAATTGTGATGATGTGGGAATCCAGACCTCAGTTTGCACCAGGGTTTTCTGACTCAAAACTGAAAGTAAATAGTAGTAAGAACTCGAGCAACTTGACCATTTTAAGGACCACTGAAGAAGACGAGGGGCTTTATCACTGTGCTGACAGAGAGGGCCTGAATTCTAAatggagagcaaaatatttattagtaaaag gaaacagtgagaGGACATCAAACTatactgttgttcagacagtcTCTGATCCAGTCCGTCCAGGAGACTCAGTGACTCTCCAGTGTTCAGtcctctctcactctgacaaCAAGATGTGTCCAGGAGATCACAGTGTGTACTTGTTCAGAGCTGGATCAGATAAATCTCATCCAGACATCATCTACACTGgtggaaataatgaatgtgaGAAGAGATCTGACTCTGGGAGGAGCTGTGTTTATCGCTTCTCTAAGAACGTCAGCTCCTCTGATGCTGGgacttattactgtgctgtggccacatgtggacagattttatttggagaTGGGACAAACCTGCAAATCG ACCCAAAAAGAAATCCTCCATTTATTGCATTGGTGATATTAATAGTCTGTTTGGTCATTTCTGTAATCGGAAatattgttttcatctgttaCCGAACTTCAAGATCAGTGTGTAAACTGATAAAAG GAATAGAAAGTGCCTCTTCACTAGCAACACATGGCAACTCAAACCAACCAGTAAAAGATACT GCTGAAGCTGGACATGATCTGCACTATGCTGCGTTACGCTTCTCTGGAGGGAAAGACAcaagaggaaggaagaagaaagagatga
- the LOC113160950 gene encoding uncharacterized protein LOC113160950 yields MIMLWVALFVLHQGYSLVPVITAELGESVTFTCFSKDLGSKELHWYKQSAGENLKLIVTLWQSKTKNGPEFSESRFKVTIDKNSSNLTILRTITGDEGMYHCGVTEWIKTEWNGTYLLVKGNSERTSNYTVVQTVSDPVRPGDSVTLQCSVLSDSDNKTCPGDHSVYWFRPGSDQSHPEIIYTGGNNECEKRSDSVKSCVYHFSKNISSSDAGTYYCAVATCGQILFGDGTNLQSEEQNSKSEFIALVISLVCLAISVIGNIVLISYQKRRPVCEQFKESENSSAQPRRGNLSQSLQNTAEAGHDLHYAAIRFSGGKDARGRKKKELKTEESVYSQIKC; encoded by the exons ATGATCATGTTGTGGGTTGCACTGTTTGTTCTTCATCAAGGAT ATTCGCTTGTTCCCGTGATCACAGCTGAACTTGGTGAATCAGTGACATTCACATGTTTTAGTAAAGACCTCGGAAGTAAAGAGCTCCACTGGTACAAACAGAGTGCAGGAGAGAATCTGAAATTGATTGTGACACTGTGGCAGTCTAAAACTAAGAATGGACCAGAGTTTTCTGAATCAAGATTCAAGGTAACAATAGACAAGAACTCTAGCAACCTGACTATTTTGAGGACGATCACAGGAGATGAAGGGATGTATCACTGTGGAGTCACAGAGTGGATTAAAACTGAATGGAATGGGACGTATTTGTTAGTGAAAG gaaacagtgagaGGACATCAAACTatactgttgttcagacagtcTCTGATCCAGTCCGTCCAGGAGACTCAGTGACTCTCCAGTGTTCAGtcctctctgactctgacaacAAGACTTGTCCAGGAGACCACAGTGTGTACTGGTTCAGACCTGGATCAGATCAATCTCATCCAGAAATCATCTACACTGgtggaaataatgaatgtgaGAAGAGATCTGACTCTGTGAAGAGCTGTGTTTATCACTTCTCTAAGAACATCAGCTCCTCTGATGCTGGgacttattactgtgctgtggccacatgtggacagattttatttggagaTGGAACAAACCTGCAAAGTGAAG AACAAAACTCTAAGTCTGAATTTATTGCACTGGTGATATCATTAGTCTGTTTGGCCATTTCTGTGATTGGAAATATTGTTCTCATCTCTTATCAAAAGCGAAGACCTGTGTGTGAACAATTTAAAG AGTCAGAAAATTCTTCTGCTCAGCCAAGACGTGGCAATTTGAGCCAATCGCTACAAAACACT GCTGAAGCTGGACATGATCTGCACTATGCTGCAATACGTTTCTCTGGAGGCAAAGACgcaagaggaagaaagaagaaagagttgaagacagaagaaagtgTCTATTCTCaaattaaatgctaa